The Acidobacteriota bacterium DNA segment TCTTCAAGCAGTCCGAAAACTTCAGGTCCATCGGGGAGGCGTCCGCCTGGATGGTAGCCCCCTTGATCCTGGCTGCCGGTTTGTCGGTATTGCTGGGCCTGATGCCGGACCGGTTCTTTCACTTTTTCACTCTGGCGCAGCAGATTGCCGCGCAGGTCCTGGAGGCTTCAATTCCATGAAACGGTGGCACTGGATTTCGCTGGCGGTGGTCATGATCGCTTCCCTGGTTCTGGAACGGGTGGCTGTCCATCACCACTCGGAGGCTTCTTACTGGTGGGTGCATATCCCCGGTCTTTATGGATGGCTGGGATTCCTCGGCTGTATCGGAATCATTGTCGGGTCCAAGCTGCTGGGCCGCAAATGGCTGCAAAAGGACGAGCACTACTACGATGGCGAGTGAGCTGATCCTGCATCCGGCTTTCCTGGTGCTGCTGGGGGTCGTTGTCCTGCCCCTGGTTCCCCCTGCGGCCAGAGGGAAGGTTCTTCCGCTCTTTCCGTTGGCCGCCCTCGGGGTGTGCTGGAACCTTTCCGCCGATCACAGCTTTTCCGTTGAGTTCCTGGAATACCGTTTGTCGGTCCTGCAAGTGGACCGATTAAGCCGGATTTTCGGCATCGTCTTCTCGCTGATCGGCTTCGCCGGGGGCCTTTTCGCCCTTCATCTCAGGGATGTTCGCCAACAGCTTGCCGCCTTGCTCTATGCCGGCAGCGCGCTGGGCCTGGTCTTCTCCGGGGATTGGCTGACCCTCTTCCTCTTCTGGGAACTGACTGCCGTTTCCTCGACGGTTCTGATCTGGTCCCGGCCGGGGACGGGATCCGGGGTGGGGCTGCGTTATCTGTTGGTCCACCTGTTTGGAGGCAGCCTGTTGCTGGCCGGGATCCTGGGCCAAGTGCAAACCACCGGGGGCATTGCCCTTCAGTTGCTGGAGGCCGGTCGGTTGTCCTCCTGGCTGATCCTGGGGGGTATTGCCGTCAACGCCGCCATTCCTCCGCTCCACGCCTGGCTTTCCGACGCCTATCCCAAGGCCACCGTGACCGGTGCGGTCTTCCTGAGCGCTTTCACCACCAAGTCGGCGGTTTACCTGCTTGCACGAGTCGCGCCGGGTTGGGAGATTCTGATTACGCTGGGAGTCATCATGGCTCTCTACGGGGTCATATTCGCCGTTCTGGCCAACAACATCCGCGAGATCCTGGCCTACCACATCATCAGCCAGGTGGGATACATGGTTGCGGGAGTCGGTATCGGAACGCCGTTGGCTCTCAACGGTGCCGTTGCCCACGCCTTCAGCCATATCCTCTACAAGGCTCTCCTGTTCATGGGCGCCGGCATGGTCCTGCACGCGACCGGTAGGAGTCGGCTTACCGAACTGGGAGGATTGGCCGGGAAGATGCCTCTCACGCTGTGGCTCTATATGGTGGGCGCCTTCTCCATTTCGGGCTTTCCGCTCTTCAATGGCTTTATCAGCAAGTCAATGGTGGTCAGCGCCGCCCTCGATGCCCGTTACCAGACTGCCTACCTGCTGCTGGTCCTGGCATCGGTGGGAACGTTTCTCTCGATCGGTCTCAAGCTTCCCTATTTCACCTGGTTCGGCCGCAGCCCTCAAGAGTCGGGAGTGTCGCGCCCTCCCATTAACATGCACCTGGCTATGGGGTTGTTGGCCCTGCTTTGTATCGGCTTCGGAGTCTTTCCCTCGCTGCTGTACGCTGAGCTGCCCTACGGTGCGAGCTACCGGCCCTACACCATCCCTCACCTGGTGGAGAGCATTCAATTGCTCGCCGCGACCTTTTTCGGTTTCTGGTGGTTCCGCTCGAGGCTGGCCGGCCAGCCGACGTTGACACTGGACACCGATTGGTTCTATCGTCGACCGGCAGGCTGGGTTCGTCGATGTCTGGTTGGCGGGGTGAGCCAACTTTTCGAGCGGGCTGACGCTGGAATTCTGGCTGGTATCGGTTGGCTGGCGCCGAAATTTCGGGACCCCTCCCTTTGGTTTGGCCGCAGGGCGGAGCCCGAGCAGGAGCCGGCAATCTCCAGCGACGACCCCGATGCGACACGGCCTGAACTGGAGTTCGCCGTGACTCTGGTGCTCCTCAGTGTGCTCCTGTTCACGGCAGCGGCATTCTTCCGATAGGCCGGCCGAGATTCTTCGAGGTCTCCAATGAAGATAGATCTCTTCTACCCCGCTCCCGAGGGCTTGCCGGTGCCGGTCAATCCGCCCAGGGGAGATGACAAAATCTACCGCCTGGTGAGCGGCACGGACTGGCGCCAGGTGCTTCAGCTGGGATCGGATCGCCTGGTCCGGGCTGGAGCCCTCTGGCTATACGGTTTTCTGGACGAGGCTCACCGTCTGACCCAACAGGACTCTTCCTCGGAAGGATCCTACTGGCATGCCCTGGTGCACCGTAGCGAGGGCGACTTCAGCAATGCCCTCTACTGGTTCCGTCGCGCCGGAGCCCATCCTGTCCAGGCCCGGTTGAGAGCCCGGGTTCGGGAGGCGATGAAAGTGCGGAACTCGGAGGCTTGGCGGACCCTGGTGGAAAGCCCGCGCTGGGAGCCCGCCCGATTGGTGGAACTGTGTGAGCGGTCATCCCGGGCTGAGTCGGCCCAACCGGCGGTCCTGCAGGAAGTCGTCCGGATGGAATACAATCTGCTGATGGAATACGTCCTGGCTCAGGCTGGATCTTGAGCCCCCTCCAACACATTCGTGACCCACTTTTTTTTCGTTTGTTTCCGACAAGTTCCCTCCCCGCCCTCCCCGCCCTCCCGGGCGGATCGTACAGAGTAAGACAAGAGCCTGTTACGAACCTCGGAGACTGAGGCCCTCACCGGCTCGACGGCGGGCTGGCGCCCTTGTCTCACCGACTCCCCCTCAAGGGGGGAGTGATTGAGGCCAGCACAAGGCTTCCAGTAGAACTCTATCACTCCCCCCTTGAGGGGGAGTCGCAGAAGCCGAGCCGCAGGCGAAGGCTGATGCGGTGGGGGCAAACGCGACGCCGTAAAGCTACGACTTCCTGAGACGCAGCGTTTGTTTCAAGTAATCAGCCAGGCGATTCTCGAAGACGAGATCGGGCCGGAAGTCCTTCAGTTGCAGCGACGATTGGAAGGAGGGGGGCAAGGCTCGCTGCGGAACCAGTCCGACGATTTCACTGTCCGACACCCGGGTTCCCAGCCGCTCGGCCTCCTGGCAGACGACCTGGAAGACCCTATGGATCGAGCTGATCTCGAAGTCGGTCAGGTTAATGGAAACTTGGACCTGGTCCCGGGTCTTCAGGCGCACTCCCATTGCCTTGACATGGGGAAGTCCGCCGCTGGAAGATCGGATCTTGCGGGCAATATGCCTGGCCGGACAGATATCCGCGGTCGCCAGGTTGACGTTGTAAGCGACCAGGAACTTGCGGGCGCCGACAGCCGTCGCCCCGGCAGTGGGATGGCATCCGGGGCCACCGAAGTCGGGCAGTCGTTGGGTCGGACCGGCCAGCTCGGAACGCAACCCCTCAAACTGGCCGCGGCGCACGTTTTCCAACCGGGTCCGTTCAGGTTGCAGGGCCGCGGCCCCGTAGAGATAGACCGGGATGCCGAAACGGCGGTAGGCTTCCTGGCCTACGGCTTGAGCAATCAGCGCGCAATCCTGCAGATTCACGTTGCTGACCGGGACGAAGGGAACCACATCGGCGGCTCCGATGCGCGGGTGGACGCCGGAATGCCGATTGAGGTCAATCAGTTCAGCCGCTTTGCCTATCGCCCTCAAGGCTCCCTCGGCAACGCCTTCGCTGTCGCCCACAAAAGTAATGACGGCGCGGTGGTGGTCGGCATCCATGGTGCGGTGCAGAATCCCCACGCCGGCAACCGAGTCGATAGCGGAGGCGATACGGTCGATCACCCGCGGATCTCTGCCCTCGCTGAAGTTGGGGACACATTCAACGATCGTTTTCATGGTGCACCCGGCGGTCCGTGCGAGCTGGGGGGCGGAGCGGTGGCCTATGCCGACGACTTCAGCAGAGAGGCGTACTCCTCGGGGAGGGTTTTCGGTCTGCCGCTACGGTCCAGGACAATATGGGTGGTGCTGCCCGTGGCGACCAGAACGCCGCTGTTCTTCTTGATAATCTCGTAGCGAAAGTTCAAGGTCCGCTTGCGCAGGGATTCAACGGCGGTGCGAATTTGCAGGACCTCATCGTAAAGGGCAGGCGAGTGGTAACGGCAGCGGGCTTCCGCCACG contains these protein-coding regions:
- a CDS encoding Na(+)/H(+) antiporter subunit D; amino-acid sequence: MASELILHPAFLVLLGVVVLPLVPPAARGKVLPLFPLAALGVCWNLSADHSFSVEFLEYRLSVLQVDRLSRIFGIVFSLIGFAGGLFALHLRDVRQQLAALLYAGSALGLVFSGDWLTLFLFWELTAVSSTVLIWSRPGTGSGVGLRYLLVHLFGGSLLLAGILGQVQTTGGIALQLLEAGRLSSWLILGGIAVNAAIPPLHAWLSDAYPKATVTGAVFLSAFTTKSAVYLLARVAPGWEILITLGVIMALYGVIFAVLANNIREILAYHIISQVGYMVAGVGIGTPLALNGAVAHAFSHILYKALLFMGAGMVLHATGRSRLTELGGLAGKMPLTLWLYMVGAFSISGFPLFNGFISKSMVVSAALDARYQTAYLLLVLASVGTFLSIGLKLPYFTWFGRSPQESGVSRPPINMHLAMGLLALLCIGFGVFPSLLYAELPYGASYRPYTIPHLVESIQLLAATFFGFWWFRSRLAGQPTLTLDTDWFYRRPAGWVRRCLVGGVSQLFERADAGILAGIGWLAPKFRDPSLWFGRRAEPEQEPAISSDDPDATRPELEFAVTLVLLSVLLFTAAAFFR
- the ftcD gene encoding glutamate formimidoyltransferase, which encodes MKTIVECVPNFSEGRDPRVIDRIASAIDSVAGVGILHRTMDADHHRAVITFVGDSEGVAEGALRAIGKAAELIDLNRHSGVHPRIGAADVVPFVPVSNVNLQDCALIAQAVGQEAYRRFGIPVYLYGAAALQPERTRLENVRRGQFEGLRSELAGPTQRLPDFGGPGCHPTAGATAVGARKFLVAYNVNLATADICPARHIARKIRSSSGGLPHVKAMGVRLKTRDQVQVSINLTDFEISSIHRVFQVVCQEAERLGTRVSDSEIVGLVPQRALPPSFQSSLQLKDFRPDLVFENRLADYLKQTLRLRKS
- a CDS encoding thioesterase family protein encodes the protein MSERLRRSSQSPTRWVTTDIRVRYAETDQMGVAYYSNYLVWFEVGRSEVCRDCGFSYAEMEAKTQAYLAVAEARCRYHSPALYDEVLQIRTAVESLRKRTLNFRYEIIKKNSGVLVATGSTTHIVLDRSGRPKTLPEEYASLLKSSA